A part of Phoenix dactylifera cultivar Barhee BC4 chromosome 2, palm_55x_up_171113_PBpolish2nd_filt_p, whole genome shotgun sequence genomic DNA contains:
- the LOC103715436 gene encoding ATP sulfurylase 2, which translates to MALSTLSTAKAHGSHRLLLSPLPFPISRRSAVGFQKTHLCPSNPLYHSNSLASAVPMPVSSTPSARHGGAVRSSLIDPDGGALVDAVVPPTERAARRAEAAALPAVRIGPVDLEWVHVVSEGWASPLRGFMREKEYLQSLHFNSLRLTDGSVVNMSLPIVLAINDADKEAIGDAATDVALVGPGGDFVAILRRIEIYKHNKEERIARTWGTTAPGLPYVEKVISPAGKWLIGGDLEVLEPIKYNDGLDHYRLSPRELRKEFDRRQADAVFAFQLRNPVHNGHALLMNDTRRRLLEMGYKNPVLLLHPLGGFTKEDDVPLAVRMEQHSKVLEDGILDPETTIVAIFPSPMHYAGPTEVQWHAKARVNAGANFYIVGRDPAGMSHPTEKRDLYDPDHGKKVLSMAPGLEKLNILPFRVAAYDTVEKKMAFFDPSRAQDFLFISGTKMRTYARNGESPPDGFMCPGGWQVLVSYYQSLQSEETGKQSVAMSV; encoded by the exons ATGGCTCTCTCCACTCTCTCTACCGCCAAAGCCCACGGCTCCCACCGCCTCCTCCTTTCCCCTCTCCCCTTTCCCATCTCGAGAAGGAGCGCCGTTGGATTCCAAAAGACGCATCTCTGCCCATCGAACCCTCTCTACCATTCCAACTCCCTCGCCTCGGCCGTCCCGATGCCGGTCTCCTCCACGCCCTCCGCCCGGCACGGCGGCGCCGTCCGGAGCTCCCTGATCGACCCCGACGGCGGCGCGCTGGTGGACGCGGTGGTGCCCCCGACGGAGCGGGCGGCGCGgcgggcggaggcggcggcgctGCCGGCCGTGAGGATCGGGCCGGTGGACCTGGAGTGGGTCCATGTGGTGTCGGAGGGGTGGGCCAGCCCGCTGCGGGGGTTCATGCGGGAGAAGGAGTACCTCCAGAGCCTCCACTTCAACTCCCTCCGCCTCACTGACGGCTCCGTCGTCAACATGTCCCTCCCCATCGTCCTTGCCATCAACGATGCCGACAAGGAGGCCATTGGCgacgccgccaccgacgtcgctTTGGTCGGCCCCGGCGGCGATTTCGTCGCCATCCTTCGAAG AATTGAAATATACAAGCAtaataaagaagaaagaattGCCAGAACATGGGGAACAACAGCTCCTGGGCTACCTTATGTTGAGAAGGTAATTAGCCCAGCTGGAAAGTGGCTCATCGGAGGAGATCTTGAAGTGTTAGAACCTATCAAATATAATGATGGCCTTGATCACTACAGGCTCTCTCCTCGAGAACTCCGCAAGGAATTTGACAGACGCCAGGCTGATGCTGTATTTGCTTTTCAGTTGAGAAACCCTGTACATAATGGCCATGCTTTGTTAATGAATGATACTCGCAGGCGCCTCCTAGAAATGGGCTACAAAAATCCTGTTCTACTACTTCATCCTTTAGGTGGTTTTACCAAGGAAGATGATGTGCCTCTGGCTGTGAGGATGGAACAGCACAGCAAG GTTCTAGAAGATGGAATTCTTGACCCTGAGACTACTATTGTAGCGATATTCCCTTCCCCCATGCATTATGCAGGACCAACAGAAGTACAGTGGCATGCTAAGGCAAGAGTCAATGCGGGGGCTAATTTCTATATTGTAGGCCGCGATCCTGCTGGAATGAGTCATCCAACAGAGAAGAGGGACTTGTATGACCCTGATCATGGGAAAAAGGTTTTAAGCATGGCTCCAGGCTTAGAAAAGCTTAATATCTTACCTTTCAGG GTAGCAGCATATGATACAGTGGAAAAGAAGATGGCATTCTTTGATCCTTCTCGTGCTCAAGACTTTCTCTTCATCTCAGGAACCAAG ATGCGCACTTATGCAAGAAACGGGGAGAGCCCTCCTGATGGTTTTATGTGCCCAGGTGGATGGCAGGTTCTAGTTAGCTATTACCAGAGCTTGCAAAGTGAAGAAACAGGGAAACAGTCAGTTGCTATGTCTGTTTAA